Proteins co-encoded in one Paraburkholderia terrae genomic window:
- a CDS encoding helix-turn-helix transcriptional regulator translates to MNQTYSDAAANAPSTPRPDDEAPKAEREERDPFLTAMGERVRLLRARRGMTRKTLASETGLSERHLANLESGVGNASVLVLRQIAATLNCPLAEVIGDETTSSAEWLLIRELLQGRDQAALQRARVALSEMFAQAPRDPHRKDRIALIGLRGAGKSTLGRMLAQERKVPFIEITKVIQQMAGCPPAEIHSLYGASAYRRYEQRALEAVIGEHERAVIASPGGLVSEPATFNALLAHCFTVWLQATPEEHMRRVVAQGDLRPMSGNKEAMEDLKRILAGRGELYGRADMTFDTSERTLADAYLQLRDRLAARLAAELGDET, encoded by the coding sequence GCCCAGACGACGAAGCGCCGAAAGCCGAGCGCGAAGAACGCGATCCGTTCCTGACCGCGATGGGCGAGCGCGTGCGCCTGCTACGCGCGCGCCGCGGCATGACGCGCAAGACACTGGCGTCGGAAACGGGCTTGTCCGAGCGGCATCTCGCGAATCTCGAATCGGGCGTCGGCAACGCATCGGTGCTGGTGCTACGGCAAATCGCGGCCACGCTGAACTGCCCGCTCGCCGAAGTGATCGGCGACGAAACCACGTCATCCGCCGAATGGCTGCTGATTCGCGAACTGCTGCAGGGGCGAGACCAGGCGGCGCTGCAACGCGCGCGTGTCGCGCTGTCGGAGATGTTCGCGCAGGCGCCGCGCGATCCGCATCGCAAGGACCGCATCGCGCTGATCGGCTTGCGCGGCGCGGGGAAATCGACGCTCGGCCGCATGCTGGCGCAGGAGCGCAAGGTGCCGTTCATCGAGATCACCAAGGTGATCCAGCAGATGGCGGGCTGTCCGCCGGCGGAAATCCATTCGCTGTACGGCGCGAGCGCGTATCGCCGCTACGAGCAGCGCGCGCTCGAGGCGGTGATCGGCGAGCACGAGCGCGCGGTGATCGCGTCGCCTGGCGGGCTGGTGTCGGAGCCGGCTACCTTCAATGCGTTGTTAGCTCACTGCTTCACCGTGTGGCTGCAGGCCACGCCGGAAGAGCACATGCGCCGGGTCGTCGCGCAGGGCGACTTGCGGCCGATGTCGGGCAACAAGGAGGCGATGGAAGACCTCAAGCGCATCCTCGCGGGCCGCGGCGAACTGTACGGCCGTGCGGACATGACCTTCGATACCAGCGAACGCACGCTGGCCGACGCCTATCTGCAACTGCGCGACCGCCTCGCCGCACGGCTCGCTGCTGAACTGGGTGACGAAACGTAA
- the boxC gene encoding 2,3-epoxybenzoyl-CoA dihydrolase, producing MFPAETAAVRVDYRTDPSQYKHWKLSFNGPVATLGIDIAEDGGIRDGYKLKLNSYDLGVDIELHDALQRIRFEHPEVRTVVLTSLKDRVFCSGANIFMLGLSSHAWKVNFCKFTNETRNGVEDSSRHSGLKFLAAVNGACAGGGYELALACDEIYLIDDRSSSVALPEVPLLGVLPGTGGLTRVTDKRKVRHDRADIFCTVVEGIRGARAKEWRLVDEVVKPNQFEQAIAARALELAQQSDRPADAQGVALTRIERTDRDDGLTYATLDVTIDRAKRTATFTAKAPTTEQPTDIDAIVAKGANWWPLQFARELDDAILSMRTNELDIGTWILKTEGDARAVLAVDATLLEHKDHWLVRETIGLLRRTLARIDVSSRSLFALIEPGSCFAGTFAEFAFSADRTYMAALPANEDEEPAITLSEVNFGLYPMVTHQSRLARRFYEETEPLDAVRAKIGQPVKAVEAERLGLVTASPDDIDWADEIRIALEERAAMSPDALTGMEANLRFNGRETMETRIFGRLTAWQNWIFNRPNAVGEKGALKVYGKGSKAQFDVSRV from the coding sequence ATGTTCCCGGCAGAGACCGCCGCCGTGCGAGTCGACTACCGCACCGATCCCTCGCAGTACAAGCATTGGAAGCTCTCGTTCAATGGTCCGGTCGCGACGCTCGGTATCGACATCGCTGAAGACGGCGGCATCCGCGACGGTTACAAGCTGAAGCTGAATTCATACGACCTGGGCGTCGATATCGAACTGCACGATGCACTCCAGCGCATCCGCTTCGAGCATCCGGAAGTGCGGACGGTCGTCCTCACGAGCCTGAAGGACCGCGTGTTCTGCTCGGGTGCAAACATCTTCATGCTCGGCCTGTCGTCGCATGCATGGAAGGTCAACTTCTGCAAATTCACCAACGAAACCCGCAACGGCGTCGAGGATTCGTCGCGTCATTCGGGCCTGAAGTTTCTTGCAGCCGTCAACGGTGCATGTGCAGGCGGCGGATATGAACTCGCACTCGCGTGCGATGAGATCTATCTGATCGACGACCGCTCGTCATCGGTGGCGCTGCCAGAAGTGCCGCTGCTCGGCGTGCTGCCAGGAACGGGCGGCCTCACGCGCGTCACCGACAAGCGCAAGGTGCGGCACGATCGCGCCGACATTTTCTGCACCGTGGTCGAAGGCATCCGCGGCGCGCGCGCGAAGGAGTGGCGTCTCGTCGATGAAGTCGTGAAGCCGAACCAGTTCGAGCAGGCGATCGCGGCACGTGCATTGGAACTCGCGCAGCAAAGCGACCGTCCAGCGGATGCGCAAGGCGTAGCGCTGACGCGAATCGAGCGCACGGATCGTGACGACGGCCTCACGTATGCGACGCTCGACGTAACCATCGACCGGGCGAAACGCACGGCCACGTTCACGGCCAAAGCGCCCACGACTGAACAGCCGACGGATATCGACGCCATCGTTGCGAAGGGTGCGAACTGGTGGCCGCTGCAGTTCGCGCGCGAACTCGACGACGCGATCCTGTCGATGCGTACGAACGAGCTCGATATCGGCACGTGGATCCTGAAGACAGAAGGCGACGCGCGCGCGGTGCTCGCCGTCGATGCCACGCTGCTGGAACACAAGGACCACTGGCTGGTGCGCGAAACGATCGGCCTGTTGCGCCGCACGCTTGCGCGCATCGACGTGTCGTCGCGTTCGCTGTTTGCGCTGATCGAGCCGGGTTCGTGCTTCGCGGGCACATTCGCCGAGTTCGCGTTTTCCGCCGACCGCACCTACATGGCCGCGCTGCCCGCGAACGAAGATGAAGAGCCTGCGATCACGCTGTCGGAAGTCAACTTCGGTCTGTATCCGATGGTCACGCATCAGTCGCGACTCGCGCGGCGCTTCTACGAAGAGACGGAACCGCTCGATGCCGTGCGCGCGAAGATCGGCCAGCCTGTGAAAGCAGTGGAAGCCGAGCGTCTGGGTCTCGTCACAGCGTCGCCGGATGACATCGACTGGGCCGACGAAATCCGCATTGCGCTCGAAGAACGCGCGGCGATGTCGCCGGACGCGCTGACGGGCATGGAAGCGAATCTGCGTTTCAACGGCCGCGAGACCATGGAGACGCGCATCTTCGGGCGTCTGACAGCGTGGCAGAACTGGATTTTCAACCGGCCGAATGCGGTGGGCGAGAAGGGCGCGCTCAAGGTCTACGGCAAGGGCAGCAAGGCGCAATTCGACGTATCGCGCGTGTAG
- the boxB gene encoding benzoyl-CoA 2,3-epoxidase subunit BoxB, whose translation MSTINYTDKIPNNVNLADDRALQRALEQWQPNFLSWWGDMGPDGSHDFDVYLRTATSVDPGGWAHFDYVKMPDYRWGIFLTPGDQDRKINFGEHKGEAAWQDVPGEHRANLRRIIVTQGDTEPASVEQQRHLGLTAPSMYDLRNLFQVNVEEGRHLWAMVYLLHRHFGRDGREEAEALLGRRSGDDDNPRILGAFNEKTPDWLAFYMFTYFTDRDGKFQLSALSESGFDPLARTTKFMLTEEAHHMFVGESGVSRVVQRTAQVMNELKTDDASRIRAAGVIDLPTIQRYLNFHYSVTIDLFGADHSSNAATFYSSGLKGRYEETKRDDDHQLNGQSYKLLDVADGKLVEREVPMLNAMNEVLRDDYIKDSVAGVGRWNKVLEKAGIDFRLTVPHKAFNRQIGTFAGTRVSPDGRVISETEWAANEAKWLPTAEDRAFVASLMGRVVEPGKFANWIAPPAMGINRQPVDFEYVRFN comes from the coding sequence ATGTCCACGATCAACTACACCGACAAGATCCCGAACAACGTCAACCTCGCCGACGACCGCGCGCTGCAACGCGCGCTCGAGCAATGGCAGCCGAACTTCCTGTCATGGTGGGGCGACATGGGCCCCGACGGCTCGCATGACTTCGACGTCTATCTGCGCACGGCGACCAGCGTCGATCCGGGCGGCTGGGCGCATTTCGATTACGTGAAGATGCCCGATTACCGCTGGGGTATTTTTCTCACACCTGGCGATCAGGATCGCAAGATCAACTTCGGCGAGCACAAGGGTGAAGCGGCGTGGCAGGACGTGCCGGGCGAGCATCGCGCGAACCTGCGCCGCATCATCGTCACGCAAGGCGATACGGAGCCGGCTTCCGTCGAGCAGCAGCGTCACCTCGGTCTCACGGCGCCATCGATGTACGACCTGCGCAACCTCTTTCAGGTGAACGTCGAGGAAGGCCGTCACCTGTGGGCGATGGTGTATCTGCTGCATCGTCATTTCGGCCGCGACGGGCGCGAGGAAGCGGAAGCGCTGCTCGGCCGCCGTTCGGGCGACGACGACAACCCGCGCATTCTCGGCGCGTTCAACGAGAAAACGCCCGACTGGCTCGCGTTCTACATGTTCACGTACTTCACGGATCGCGACGGCAAATTCCAGTTGAGCGCGCTCTCCGAATCTGGTTTCGATCCGCTTGCGCGCACCACGAAGTTCATGCTGACGGAGGAAGCGCATCACATGTTCGTCGGTGAATCGGGCGTGTCGCGTGTCGTGCAGCGCACCGCGCAGGTGATGAACGAACTGAAGACGGATGACGCAAGCAGGATTCGCGCAGCCGGCGTGATCGATCTGCCCACCATCCAGCGTTATCTGAACTTCCACTACTCGGTGACGATCGACCTGTTCGGCGCGGATCATTCGTCGAATGCGGCGACGTTCTACAGTTCGGGCCTCAAGGGCCGCTACGAGGAAACCAAGCGTGACGACGACCATCAACTGAACGGGCAGAGCTACAAGCTGCTCGATGTCGCGGACGGTAAGCTGGTCGAACGCGAAGTACCCATGCTCAACGCGATGAACGAAGTGCTGCGCGACGACTACATCAAGGATTCCGTCGCGGGCGTCGGACGCTGGAACAAGGTGTTAGAGAAGGCCGGTATCGACTTTCGCCTGACTGTGCCGCACAAGGCGTTCAACCGGCAGATCGGCACCTTTGCGGGCACGCGTGTGTCGCCCGATGGCCGCGTAATCAGCGAGACCGAATGGGCAGCGAACGAAGCGAAATGGCTGCCGACCGCGGAGGATCGCGCGTTCGTCGCGTCGCTGATGGGGCGCGTCGTCGAGCCCGGCAA